One stretch of Lytechinus variegatus isolate NC3 chromosome 17, Lvar_3.0, whole genome shotgun sequence DNA includes these proteins:
- the LOC121430699 gene encoding GDP-fucose protein O-fucosyltransferase 1-like isoform X1 — protein MRADYIVLAILVLSGLAQGRIVGSELEWDPKGYILYCPCSGQFAGQVEQLLGTLYFAKMLDRVLVLPPFINYPCGRKTHAHNYGLQVSAGTKEGNLYVPATEYFDLNALREYYEDIVTFEDFMYELAPTHWPLDERVAYCSSRAAEGNNDMCPRKGNPFSTFWEAQNVEFSRSEIWSGDLHYNVEYDPWRVMWMETFNPSEHPVLAFMNAPTSTPLSLDRDHLHKYLQWSADIEREGERYITDNIERPYVGLHLRNGADWARTCDLADGTMTRLLSSSQCLGVHPTTTVHRQLCIQSEELVSEEVRALMQENEIRTIFIATDHVSMQDDLQRDFPDLNVVTMDPERPQLDMYLLGEADYFIGNCVSAFTSFVRRHRDNANLPTRYFGMRQSRRAAIHDEF, from the exons ATGAGGGCTGATTACATTGTCTTAGCGATCCTGGTCCTAAGTGGGCTAGCCCAAGGAAGAATAGTTGGATCAGAACTGGAATGGGACCCTAAGGGATATATCTTGTACTGTCCGTGTTCAG GACAATTTGCTGGACAGGTCGAGCAGCTTTTGGGAACTTTATATTTCGCTAAAATGTTGGATCGAGTCTTGGTCTTGCCCCCCTTCATCAACTATCCGTGTGGTCGTAAAACGCATGCGCATAATTACGGCTTACAAGTTTCAGCGGGAACGAAGGAAGgcaat CTTTATGTTCCAGCTACGGAATACTTCGATTTAAACGCTCTGAGAGAATACTATGAAGACATCGTCACATTCGAAGATTTCATGTACGAGTTAGCACCAACTCATTGGCCGTTGGATGAGAGGGTAGCATACTGCTCGAGCAGGGCAGCTGAGGGAAATAATGATATGTGTCCCAGG AAAGGAAACCCATTCTCTACCTTTTGGGAGGCTCAGAATGTTGAATTTAGCCGATCTGAAATCTGGTCTGGCGATCTTCATTATAACGTCGAGTATGATCCATGGAGGGTCATGTGGATGGAAAC ATTCAATCCCTCTGAGCATCCTGTACTTGCCTTCATGAACGCACCGACCAGCACACCGCTATCATTGGACAGAGACCACCTTCATAAATATCTACAATGGTCAGCGGATATAGAGAGGGAGGGCGAAAGGTACATCACAGACAACATCGAAAGGCCGTACGTGGGACTACACCTGCGAAATGGCGCCGATTGG GCCCGTACTTGTGATCTAGCCGATGGGACAATGACGCGTCTATTATCATCATCTCAATGCCTGGGTGTCCATCCTACCACTACAGTTCATAGACAACTATGTATCCAGTCCGAGGAGCTGGTTTCTGAAGAG GTGAGGGCGCTGATGCAAGAAAATGAGATCAGGACAATCTTCATCGCAACGGATCATGTTTCTATGCAAGATGATTTACAAAGAGATTTTCCAGAT TTAAACGTTGTAACTATGGATCCGGAGAGGCCCCAACTGGATATGTATCTACTTGGTGAAGCAGATTATTTCATTGGAAACTGCGTCAGCGCCTTCACCTCGTTTGTCAGGAGACATAGAGATAATGCAAATCTACCAACTCGTTATTTTGGCATGAGACAAAGTCGGAGAGCAGCTATCCATGACGAATTTTAA
- the LOC121430699 gene encoding GDP-fucose protein O-fucosyltransferase 1-like isoform X2 yields the protein MRADYIVLAILVLSGLAQGRIVGSELEWDPKGYILYCPCSGRFSNQAELLLGSLYFAKTLDRVLVIPPFIDYQHAVGQRKDNLYVPATEYFDLNALREYYEDIVTFEDFMYELAPTHWPLDERVAYCSSRAAEGNNDMCPRKGNPFSTFWEAQNVEFSRSEIWSGDLHYNVEYDPWRVMWMETFNPSEHPVLAFMNAPTSTPLSLDRDHLHKYLQWSADIEREGERYITDNIERPYVGLHLRNGADWARTCDLADGTMTRLLSSSQCLGVHPTTTVHRQLCIQSEELVSEEVRALMQENEIRTIFIATDHVSMQDDLQRDFPDLNVVTMDPERPQLDMYLLGEADYFIGNCVSAFTSFVRRHRDNANLPTRYFGMRQSRRAAIHDEF from the exons ATGAGGGCTGATTACATTGTCTTAGCGATCCTGGTCCTAAGTGGGCTAGCCCAAGGAAGAATAGTTGGATCAGAACTGGAATGGGACCCTAAGGGATATATCTTGTACTGTCCGTGTTCAG GGCGATTCAGCAACCAAGCGGAGCTTCTATTAGGGTCATTATATTTTGCAAAGACGCTCGATCGAGTCTTGGTTATACCTCCATTCATCGATTATCAACACGCAGTCGGACAAAGAAAAGATAAT CTTTATGTTCCAGCTACGGAATACTTCGATTTAAACGCTCTGAGAGAATACTATGAAGACATCGTCACATTCGAAGATTTCATGTACGAGTTAGCACCAACTCATTGGCCGTTGGATGAGAGGGTAGCATACTGCTCGAGCAGGGCAGCTGAGGGAAATAATGATATGTGTCCCAGG AAAGGAAACCCATTCTCTACCTTTTGGGAGGCTCAGAATGTTGAATTTAGCCGATCTGAAATCTGGTCTGGCGATCTTCATTATAACGTCGAGTATGATCCATGGAGGGTCATGTGGATGGAAAC ATTCAATCCCTCTGAGCATCCTGTACTTGCCTTCATGAACGCACCGACCAGCACACCGCTATCATTGGACAGAGACCACCTTCATAAATATCTACAATGGTCAGCGGATATAGAGAGGGAGGGCGAAAGGTACATCACAGACAACATCGAAAGGCCGTACGTGGGACTACACCTGCGAAATGGCGCCGATTGG GCCCGTACTTGTGATCTAGCCGATGGGACAATGACGCGTCTATTATCATCATCTCAATGCCTGGGTGTCCATCCTACCACTACAGTTCATAGACAACTATGTATCCAGTCCGAGGAGCTGGTTTCTGAAGAG GTGAGGGCGCTGATGCAAGAAAATGAGATCAGGACAATCTTCATCGCAACGGATCATGTTTCTATGCAAGATGATTTACAAAGAGATTTTCCAGAT TTAAACGTTGTAACTATGGATCCGGAGAGGCCCCAACTGGATATGTATCTACTTGGTGAAGCAGATTATTTCATTGGAAACTGCGTCAGCGCCTTCACCTCGTTTGTCAGGAGACATAGAGATAATGCAAATCTACCAACTCGTTATTTTGGCATGAGACAAAGTCGGAGAGCAGCTATCCATGACGAATTTTAA